One window of Dyadobacter sandarakinus genomic DNA carries:
- a CDS encoding 4'-phosphopantetheinyl transferase family protein, with the protein MPVSSIKTISEETYLGLWKMTESWQQLAAALDLTESEQQQLNEKRTDLRKLEWTSCRALLKAMTGGAMHIVHDENRKPHLERSDYAVSLSHSGEYACIYVSRKRDVGTDIQKMKPSIAKGSDYFLHETEQQWVNMDDNLLLHLIWSAKEAAFKYAGDPELDLKKHIVTSRFESNQKEEIEVSILKKEPQTVRMAFENFDDYVLTWTC; encoded by the coding sequence ATGCCCGTTAGTTCTATCAAAACGATCTCGGAAGAAACGTACCTCGGCCTCTGGAAAATGACTGAAAGCTGGCAGCAGCTGGCCGCGGCACTCGACCTTACCGAAAGTGAGCAGCAGCAGCTGAACGAAAAACGAACCGACCTGCGTAAGCTGGAATGGACGTCCTGCCGGGCTTTGCTGAAAGCGATGACCGGAGGCGCCATGCACATTGTTCACGATGAAAACCGGAAACCGCACCTCGAACGATCTGATTATGCGGTATCGCTGTCACATTCCGGGGAGTATGCCTGTATTTACGTCAGCCGTAAGCGGGATGTGGGCACCGACATTCAAAAGATGAAGCCGTCGATTGCCAAAGGATCCGACTACTTTTTACATGAGACGGAACAACAATGGGTGAATATGGACGATAACCTGCTGCTCCATCTCATCTGGTCGGCAAAGGAAGCTGCATTCAAGTATGCCGGCGATCCGGAGCTCGACCTGAAAAAACATATAGTGACCTCCCGTTTTGAAAGCAACCAAAAAGAAGAAATTGAGGTTTCTATCTTGAAAAAGGAGCCTCAAACCGTCAGAATGGCTTTTGAGAACTTTGATGATTACGTACTTACCTGGACCTGCTGA
- a CDS encoding C45 family autoproteolytic acyltransferase/hydolase translates to MWLKRAKKILRFTGIFLFIAGILFGLFIWRISVPAPELESTKSINSYKRVQLGPDHFAIGNNWLKKNQYGIWEMYLEGAPYERGLIYGLLARELMEKQEVHFVAQINEMIPSKMFLQVLKGFVGWFNRDIYKYIPTENQQEIYGVAQSFSDKFNYIGPKYYRILNYHAAHDIGHALSDLNMVGCTSFAVNGPYSADSSLLIARNFDFYMGDAFAEDKLIVFMKPDSGYSFASYAWAGLTGVVSGMNEKGITVTLNASKSDIPYAAKEPISLLAREILQYAGTLEEARKIAARSETFVSESLLIGSAADNKAALIEKSPQKMDLFESGEDYLVCANHYQGQAFVKDSVNINNIRDTDSKARFDRMNQLIARSYPVDFQEAAGILRDKKTVDDKFIGYGNSSSLNQLIAHHGVLFKPSKREFWISTPPYQLGAFICYDLNLVFGSGGHFSAVDSLKINEDPFLNSADYRKFEAFKKTRQKITRYVMLDIPFELSAAAERTFITNNPESFVTYLALGDYYQKNKNYNKAVSYYRQSLRRNVASRQEEQAIREKIRDCQKQ, encoded by the coding sequence ATGTGGCTTAAAAGAGCAAAAAAAATTCTCAGATTCACGGGTATCTTCCTTTTCATTGCCGGCATTTTGTTTGGCCTTTTTATATGGCGGATCAGCGTGCCGGCACCGGAACTTGAAAGTACTAAATCCATTAACAGTTACAAACGGGTTCAGCTCGGCCCGGACCATTTTGCAATAGGCAATAACTGGCTGAAAAAAAACCAATATGGGATCTGGGAAATGTACCTGGAAGGCGCTCCCTATGAGCGGGGCCTTATATATGGATTGCTGGCCAGGGAGTTAATGGAAAAACAGGAGGTGCATTTCGTAGCGCAGATCAACGAAATGATCCCGAGTAAAATGTTCCTTCAAGTGCTGAAAGGTTTTGTCGGATGGTTTAACCGCGACATTTATAAATACATACCTACCGAAAATCAGCAGGAAATTTATGGGGTCGCACAGTCATTTTCAGACAAATTCAACTACATAGGTCCCAAATATTACCGCATTCTCAATTACCACGCCGCCCACGATATCGGGCACGCGCTCTCGGACCTGAATATGGTCGGCTGCACCTCCTTTGCGGTTAATGGGCCGTACTCGGCCGATTCATCCTTACTGATCGCCCGTAACTTCGACTTTTATATGGGTGATGCTTTTGCAGAAGATAAGCTTATCGTATTTATGAAGCCCGACAGTGGTTACAGCTTTGCATCCTACGCCTGGGCAGGACTTACGGGGGTAGTTTCGGGTATGAATGAAAAAGGGATCACTGTGACGCTCAATGCATCCAAATCCGATATTCCCTATGCAGCAAAAGAGCCCATATCGCTGCTTGCACGGGAAATCCTGCAATACGCCGGTACGCTGGAAGAAGCCCGGAAAATCGCCGCCCGGAGCGAAACCTTTGTCTCCGAATCGCTGCTGATCGGCTCAGCAGCCGACAACAAGGCCGCGCTCATTGAGAAGTCGCCCCAGAAAATGGATCTTTTTGAATCGGGGGAAGATTACCTTGTATGTGCCAACCATTACCAGGGGCAGGCATTTGTGAAGGATTCCGTTAACATCAACAACATTCGCGATACGGATTCCAAGGCGCGGTTCGACAGGATGAACCAGCTGATTGCGCGCTCTTACCCGGTCGATTTTCAGGAGGCAGCGGGTATTTTACGGGATAAAAAAACAGTCGATGATAAGTTTATAGGCTATGGAAATTCCAGTTCGCTCAATCAGCTGATCGCACATCACGGGGTTTTGTTTAAACCATCTAAAAGAGAATTCTGGATCTCGACGCCGCCTTACCAGCTGGGCGCATTTATCTGCTACGATTTGAACCTGGTTTTTGGATCAGGCGGACATTTTTCAGCAGTAGATTCATTGAAGATTAATGAGGATCCATTTCTCAACTCAGCAGATTACCGGAAATTCGAGGCTTTTAAAAAGACGCGGCAGAAGATTACCCGGTATGTAATGCTGGACATTCCTTTTGAGCTCTCTGCCGCGGCTGAGCGTACATTTATCACCAACAATCCTGAGAGCTTTGTTACTTACCTCGCCCTGGGCGATTATTATCAAAAAAACAAGAACTACAACAAAGCAGTGAGCTACTACCGGCAGTCGCTCCGTCGCAATGTGGCTTCCCGGCAGGAAGAGCAGGCGATCCGTGAGAAAATCCGCGACTGTCAGAAGCAATAA